The sequence CCTGGCCGCGGCGATGCGGGCGGGCGCGCCGGTGGATCGCTCGGTGCTGGCTGTCGCCGAGGCGCTGGACGGGCCGCTCGCCGGCCGGTTGGCCCGGGTTGGCCGCACGTTGCTGCTCGGTGGTGGCCCAGCGGAGGCATGGTCCGCGCTGGACGGGGTGCCCGGCGCGGAGCGGCTGACAGCGGCGGCGTTGCGTTCGGCCAACAGTGGCGCCGCCCTGGCCGGCGCACTGACCCGGCTCGCCGACGACCTGCGCGCCGACCGGGCCACCGCTGCGGAGGCATCGGCCCGCCGGGCGGGTGTGCTCATCGTCCTGCCGCTGGGGCTCTGCTTCCTGCCGGCGTTCATTCTCGCCGGACTCGTGCCGGTGATCGTCGCCGTTCTCGGCGACGTGCTCTGACCCATCGAGAAGGGAAACAAGTCATGCGCAAACTCATCGGTCGCCTGCGCGGCGATGCCGGGATGAACACGGCCGAGTACGCCGTGGGCACTCTCGCCGCGGTCGCCTTCGCCGGGATCCTGTTGAAGGTGCTGACCTCCGGCAACGTCCAGTCGGCGCTGACCGCCGTCA comes from Micromonospora vinacea and encodes:
- a CDS encoding type II secretion system F family protein — protein: MTPRNRTGQPNSAGQPNSAGQPNYAARTSSASQPSSGSRRSSASQPGPANQRGSASRWRRRPDVIRLVAVLGGLAVAIVVEGWLGLLGALPAAILLDVLLRRIEPPAVRKRRQQEAADLPLAADLLAAAMRAGAPVDRSVLAVAEALDGPLAGRLARVGRTLLLGGGPAEAWSALDGVPGAERLTAAALRSANSGAALAGALTRLADDLRADRATAAEASARRAGVLIVLPLGLCFLPAFILAGLVPVIVAVLGDVL
- a CDS encoding DUF4244 domain-containing protein, with protein sequence MRKLIGRLRGDAGMNTAEYAVGTLAAVAFAGILLKVLTSGNVQSALTAVIDRALK